The Procambarus clarkii isolate CNS0578487 chromosome 56, FALCON_Pclarkii_2.0, whole genome shotgun sequence genome includes a region encoding these proteins:
- the LOC138353254 gene encoding uncharacterized protein: MDNHLDSENLDLDDISDYDIADSNFVATPRLKKVVEAGVVVGVVVDGVVVDGVVVDGVVVDGVVVEVEVVVVEVVVDVVVVEVVVVEVVVDVVVVEVEVDVVVVDVVVVEVVVAVVVIEVVVDVIVVEVVVDVDVVDVEVVVDVVVVEVVVDVVDVEVEVDVVVDVVLVEVVVDVVVVEVAVDVVVVAVEVEVLVDVVVVVDDVVVVEVVVEVVDVEVVVDVVVLEVVVDAVVVEVVVDVVPVVEVDVVPVVVVDVVPVVEVDVVPVVEVDVVPVVEVDVVPVVEVDVVPVVEVDVVPVVEVDVVPISLVDIPVPEFVV, from the coding sequence cccaggttgAAGAAAGTAGTTGAGGCGGGGGTAGTTGTTGGTGTGGTAgttgatggtgtggtagttgatggtgtggtagttgatggtgtggtagttgatggtgtggtagttgaaGTTGAAGTTGTGGTTGTTGaagtggtagttgatgttgtagttgttgaagtggtagttgtggaggtggtagttgatgttgtagttgtagAGGTGGAAGTTGAtgttgtggtagttgatgttgtggttgtggaggtggtggttgctgttgttgttatagaggttgttgttgatgtaatagttgttgAAGTGGTAGTTGATGTTGATGTTGTGGATGTGGAGGTAgtagttgatgttgtggttgtggaagtggtggttgatgttgttgatgttgaggttgaagttgatgttgtagttGATGTAGTACttgtggaggtggtagttgatgttgtagttgttgaggTAGcagttgatgttgtggttgttgcAGTGGAAGTTGAAGTGCTAGttgatgttgtagtggtggtagacgaTGTTGTGGTTGTGGAAGTTGTAGTTGAAGTTGTGGATGTTGaagtggtagttgatgttgtagttCTGGAGGTAGTAGTTGATGCtgttgttgtggaggtggtggttgatgttgtgcccgttgtggaggttgatgttgtgcccgttgtggtggttgatgttgtGCCCGTTGTGGAGGTTGATGTTGTGCCAGTTGTGGAGGTTGATGTTGTGCCCGTTGTGGAGGTTGATGTTGTGCCCGTTGTGGAGGTTGATGTTGTGCCCGTTGTGGAGGTTGATGTTGTGCCCGTTGTGGAGGTTGATGTTGTTCCAATTTCATTGGTTGATATCCCTGTCCCGGAATTtgtagtctga